One Litorilinea aerophila genomic window carries:
- a CDS encoding ATP synthase subunit B family protein, whose protein sequence is MIERLRINVPSSIRDSERTLAERDRILAEASAEAERIIQQARQQAMEMVSERALLATARQEAERIIEESRALARRRTEEADRYAVQKLEELAERLQLLLREVNNGIQILQAPEDEEADEASPGPSKGA, encoded by the coding sequence ATGATCGAGCGGCTTCGCATCAACGTGCCCAGCTCCATCCGGGACAGTGAGCGCACCCTGGCCGAGCGGGATCGGATTCTGGCAGAGGCCAGCGCCGAGGCCGAGCGTATTATCCAGCAGGCCCGGCAGCAGGCCATGGAGATGGTGAGCGAACGAGCCCTGCTGGCCACGGCCCGTCAGGAAGCGGAACGGATCATCGAGGAGAGCCGGGCCCTGGCCCGCCGCCGCACCGAAGAGGCCGACCGGTACGCGGTGCAGAAGCTGGAGGAACTGGCCGAGCGGCTGCAGCTACTCCTGCGGGAGGTCAACAACGGCATCCAGATCCTCCAGGCCCCGGAAGACGAAGAGGCAGACGAGGCATCCCCTGGTCCATCCAAAGGCGCCTGA